A DNA window from Chryseobacterium sp. MEBOG06 contains the following coding sequences:
- a CDS encoding sensor histidine kinase yields the protein MKNEIHQRELLATQLEIQQATMQQIGRELHDNIGQKLTLVSLYVQQMLYENKVPGANERIDQVSQIINQSLQDLRSLSKTLTDDNINQKEIVTLIQEEVNNTNSFKKCSINFEYNFNQLDLGFVHKNMLLRITQEFIQNSLKHSNCKNIYITLNTSEDILWDLTIRDDGTGFDTTHITSNGIGLTNMKNRAEIIGAQFSIDSQKNKGTTLHIIFKKQS from the coding sequence ATGAAAAATGAAATTCATCAAAGAGAGCTTTTGGCTACGCAACTGGAAATTCAGCAAGCTACTATGCAGCAAATTGGGAGAGAGCTTCATGACAATATTGGTCAGAAGCTGACGCTGGTGAGTTTGTATGTGCAGCAGATGCTTTACGAAAATAAAGTTCCAGGAGCCAATGAAAGAATTGATCAGGTATCACAGATTATCAATCAGTCACTTCAGGATCTTCGAAGTCTTTCAAAAACACTAACGGATGATAATATCAACCAAAAGGAAATTGTAACTTTGATACAGGAAGAGGTAAATAATACCAATTCTTTTAAAAAATGCAGTATAAATTTTGAATACAACTTCAACCAGCTGGATTTAGGCTTTGTACATAAGAATATGCTTCTAAGAATTACACAGGAGTTTATTCAGAACAGTTTAAAACATTCCAACTGCAAAAATATTTACATCACCCTGAATACTTCTGAGGATATCCTTTGGGATCTTACCATTCGGGATGACGGTACAGGATTCGATACGACTCATATCACTTCCAATGGTATAGGTCTTACCAATATGAAAAACAGAGCTGAAATTATCGGAGCCCAATTCAGCATTGATAGTCAAAAAAATAAGGGAACCACACTTCATATAATTTTTAAAAAACAGTCATGA